The Apium graveolens cultivar Ventura chromosome 10, ASM990537v1, whole genome shotgun sequence nucleotide sequence TGATTGCTTGTTCGAGGACATTATAGTTGTCATCGTTAACCTGCAATTCTTCTTCTTCTATGTTATCTCAGAAGAATTTTTCTACTATTTTTAGGTAATTCATGTTGATTTCTTATCAACACCGAATGGCCACGTCAGACTGCCAGGATTTTTTCCAGTTCCTAGCTCTTCGTTCCCGACACTATAGTTGGGGTAACTATATTTCCAGATCTTTGATTCGTGCTCTGGATCTTCATCTGTTGTGATGATTTCTTTTCCTTTATGCTGCCTTTTTTGGAGGGCTTCAAGGATTTCATGGTTGCAAGGACATTCTTGAATTGTTGCTTTCAATTCAGTAATGATCTTTGCTGCTGCTGCCTCAATGTTATCTGTAACATGGTTAGCATGCTGAATTTTAAGCAACCTAAGGATTTCTCCTATTTGTGGCTTAATATTTCTATCGAAATCTTCTAGTAATTCCTTAATGCTCATCCTAAGATTTTCTTAAGGTATTCTATGATTTTATTGAACTTGAAGTCAGTAGCTTCATTATCACATACTTTAGTGTTTCTAAGCTGTGACAACTGAACTTCTAATTTTTCAATATTAGCGTTCTGTTTTACTAAGAGCTTTTTTATGTCTCTCAGAATTTCTATTTCCACATTACTCCCCCCTTTCAAAGAAGTAGAATATCTGTTGAAGATACTAggtgattttgaaaatttttcacTGGGATCTTTACTTAGTCCGAAGTAGGACAGTAAGTTGTAGATTCCTAGTAAACATCTTCCTGTAATCTGGTTAAGATTATTCGTTGAAGACACAATAGTGTTAAGGCTATTACTTCCTACAACACCACTGAAGACGTACTTCCTTGGTTCAAGGTCTATTCCTTCATTTAATTTCTTAAACTCTAGAATTTTTCCTTTTTTATAAATATGCGGGTGCATATTAGTATTTAGAACGACTATAGATGATCCAGTTTCTGACATAAGTCATCAACTCTTCGGGACATGCTATGAAGTAATTCTTTATTAGAGGTATTAGAGGATTCACCAACCTCTAAGGTTCTTCCTCTAAAACTCATTCTAGGTTTTTGTCCTAGAATTGGTTTATTCTTTGCAATATCAATTGCCCAAGAATTATCTAAAGGACTGATATCTGAAAATTGCTTTTCTTCTACAGATCCTATTTCTGAGAATACATCATCTAATTCGATATATTCATTTTTCTTATAGTCAATGCTATGATGACTATTGGTTAAAGCATAAGCAACAACATAAGTTAAGCTAAATACTTTATCACCTGCATTCATCAGATTATGTCTCTCAAAGTCATGTACGAAAGATAATATCTGATCAAGATTTTTAGTTTCTAAGCTAAAACCAAATTTAGGATAGACAGTAAACATGAATTTTTGGTATGCTAAATTACCTCTAGCAGCACCTAAAATACAGTCTTTTCGGTCATTGATTCTATTATCTATTAAAGCCATTTTAATAGGAGAATCTATTCCTTCTTGAAATTCTGCTTTAAGCAAAATTTTTATAGCACCTAAGTGAACTACACTGATAGTAGATCTTGTCTTAGAGTCTAttttcaacaaatttttggttaTCTCTTCCTTAGTGATTAAAGGCAGATAAACTAAACCTGTAGTATCTTTTATATCTACATGCATTTCTTTGGTAGAGATATAGTAAAAGATAttgttttttcttttaaaataatttaacaTAGGAATGTTAAATATTTTCTCTTTTCTTAAATCGAGTTTGCTTCTTTTGATTTTAGAAAGAATTTCTTGCTTTACCAAAAAGCTTGCTTGAAAACCTTTTTCATTTTCTGAAAACTCGATTTCCAAATTATTTTCATCTTGAGTTTCCTCAGGATATTTTTCTGTTAACAAACTCATTTATGAACTCTTAATAAGATCATAACTGAGAATTCTTTTAAGAGAAGATATCTCTGTTTCTATTTGCATAGAATATCTATTATAGAATTGAACTTGTTCAGTTTTAAATTCTTCTAGATCCCAGATAAGAGATCTAATATTTCTATTGTCTTTTTCACGGACAATCTTTTTAGAAACCTGTAAAAGGTGTTCTAAATATTGATAGTTATTCATGGAAATCATGGCACTACCAGATATATTTACTAACCACGGATGGTTATTGCTACTCATAAAATGAGAAGATTTAAAAAGATTTAACACTTATTAAAAATACAGAGTTCTAAGCATTTGTATTTGCAGTAGGGTTCAATAATATAATACCTGATTTTGACATACCTGAGTTCTTTGTGAGATATGATCCGAGAATTTATTCAATTCTGTAGTTTTCCTGATGTTGATTACTCCAAGGATGCACCTGCTTCCCTCAACGGCCACCTGCCTAACGGTACTTCGCTATGACTTACTCCCTCCAGGATATAATCAACCCTTGATACTAAAGAATCAAATAAACAacaaggctctgataccaaaacgcGGAACAACCCATGAGTATTGTCAAAATaggaaaatattatttatttctacttcacctgcaactgcaactgcgagcttggttggtttgtgaggcccttccttgattctatcaaggtattatggatctgttgcttccaggaacatggtcatccttaccttccatatgggatattcagatggtctcagtatgggaactctgatagtctcataccgactttgaatttgtgtctttggaggttcttcagttttggtaggcttagttggagtttctgtgtcagacatgattgtgtttgaatctttaactgtatgtgtgttaacagattagctctgataccacttgttaggtcacacacactgtagagggggtgaatacagtgtataatacaatcaaatcgaactttaatatattaagtaacagaaaacaaactttattgaaataataaactctgttacagtatggaactgttacctctcagtgatgaacaaatatcacgagagctgctagggttacaatgaataatcttctcaaatatgataacacttatagtttaaaccctatgtctgtgtttatatactacacagttacaagataatcgctaattgatatggaatataattctgcttcctaaaatatatcaatcagatatcttttcttccaagtattccattcttcacggaactccttcttcatgcatatctcttcttatgtttatctcgatcttctttcctttaatcagctactgtccttatctgatcatccttcagcacttaagttctgatatctaacttctgatgattatctcctgataatataagtactgatatccttaagtcctgacttccagtataagtattgatcaacagttaagtactgatttgtcctgttaagtaagatctgaaatctaaacataaattatattagccatgacattatcaaatatatctaacattccagtaggggtctgagcgcccgctcagctatgctgagcggccgcgcagggacgggaaaattagatttattattttagactcctatttctgtttggcttccaacttctgagtaatctgagttttatgggattcctatataagtagattttagagacgtttcacgtgtgttggatcattgtattaatcaaggagcgaatgagataaggaagaagaccgttttagcacaccgcaacgaagatgaagcatattttcttgtgattctttatttctttgtaacgttggatgctagttttttttgctttgaacctatttactcttgtgacgtactctggtttaatataattagtttagttattactcttttgtgtttatttatcatgttttcatatgaacccatgatgacgataagtgctaacatgggctaatcgtgatcatggggtcgtaacggatttgctatggaattctttagttagttgtttaataccttagtgtatggtgattgtatgataactagtattggttgtgcgtattcgtcttatgtgcgtcgcgaacatataagatagggtgttaatctcttgtgaagtgacggtggatcttgagatttagaacttgccatgctagtataggttcatgtacgagtctgcatgattagtgggtaactctaaccgtttattcgccctgtgtaatcaaaaggaataacttgttcttaaatcattatgttgtcaatttctgtagacatatatggactcaatataattgatgcctattcaacttctatcttaattgtggatgtttggtagaatggtattggtacaatgaaagttggcttttattagtttcgtgttattcgattaatatcatcactgttgcatacTAAGgataataacaatgactattgaaggaagtagtaatgaagttgtgatctcatgagtgttttaaatattgttaatttgaagtgttaattaagtgattaattctagtagttaattgtagttaataattagttaatcaaatctaagtgttattgtcttaacattgagaagtaatcatacattggtgagtgagtttaattgaacataattagtctgagtctctgtgggaatgaactagaaaatattctatattacttgcgaacgcgtatacttgcgtgaatattagcgcgtgatttcgccctaacattCAGCAGCATCAGTACTTACTCGACAAGCTGGGTACTTCGGACACACCTCACTATCCAGCTTGAGGGGGCGTATAGAAGGGCTATTATGGCATTTCCCAGATGGAGCGTATGACTCACATATGAGACAAAGTTTGTTAGACTAATGAGCTGTTTTTATGCATTttgttatttaatgtttatttggACCTTTTAAGGTTAAGGCTGTAATGATTGAGACATGATCAGAGACTACTCTTTTCATAGAATGAAAGCAGCTTTCTCCTCTATCTTTTCTCTGTTCTAAATCTTATTGTTCTCTTTTGCACCATCAATTGATCATGGCATATCAGTGTTCACTTAGCTTGAACACAACCTCACCGAACAGAGGTTGGAGCTCAACTGGAACAGAAGTATCTCCATAATGCATCTTGTTAATCAGTTTTTTCTGAGACATCCAGCAAGCGCTCCATAACAGCATTTAGCAAAATCACAGTTGAAGAACCACAAGAATTGCAGACATGAACTCCATCTTTTGGAACGGCCGCTTAGAGCATGATTTGCAAGATACATTATATCAGGCTGGATGATTGTTTATGGAAGTTATTGCTACCTTCAAGATTCAACATCGACCTATAATAATTTGGAGTATTAAGCCTATTAAACTTTCAGCGAGTTTAGAACCCATCTTAGCTCGCAGGGCTATAGAATTTTGTCAACAATTTAAAGCATGATTTGCAAGATATATAATATCATGTAGAATGCTAAACAAAAAAATCTGATTGTAGTGATCAAACCCTTCAATACTTCAATCAGACATAGAAGAAATAAGGGTATGTAATACCCCGACTTTTCAgacaataattatactttaatattcagctaaaactctAAATTTAATTCATAAcagaataagtttctagttttccATAAAATTCTAATATCCTAGACATAAATAAAGTCATTcttgggtaatgaatacaacacagaagggggggtgaatgtgttttggacaattttaatggctttttgaTTATCTTAAACTAGATGAACAAAGCATATAAGAAATGTAacaatattatgttaactgaacTTAAGACATTGCACATAGTAtttcaaaacttacttaattttatataaaaatcaagctATTATTTTTCTACAAATTTCTAGGTTCttggtatgttaagaactcagcttctctcttgagagttacaagattttctagatctattttgttactCATACAATAAAGCAtccaatgtttactttatagaacagtaaacactggttttacacaacatataatagcatgtactaaaccctactttaaattaactaaaactttctatttctggcttagtgtatctttgcaaatcatgcatgtctgtgactttattTTGTTAGtgaatcttggcctttgatcttgtactcttcaagctgcttttgtagacttttcaaatcaatgattgatttgtttgttgattgataatcttggatatttaactgatctgcattctgtacttgagttctacatcgagatctccagtttgttatatagagaacttgacatctcgataagtataatggcttattgagatctctaattactctatagttgttgtgacttatcgaggtctctgagttctcgaatgtgaaattgacttgtcgagatctctgagttcttgagtatgatcttgacttatcgaaatctttgagttctcgaatgaacttggcttgtcgaggtctccatgTCTTTGCATGTATaattaacttatcgatatctctaatcttcatgttttcattttggcttatcgatatctttgaaaTCTTTAGTAcataaatgacttatcgatatcttcatatcttcattttggcttgtcgatatctctgagagtTCTCTACAAACTgtttcttgacttttcgataagtcattctgaagttcacgaatgacttctctataagacttaatctgtgacttgtagatttcttgacttagaatgtttttcccgaaacagatttattcaactccaagcttcttcacattgtCTCTGAAGCATGAttttcatgatcttcttccagagcttattcttaggcttgagactgtttacaaaaaaatactctagtctaatCTATTTTCACTTTTatagacttaagtgatacaatacaaaatgcaaacatagattatcatacaacttactcagggctgtcaattttgacttagtcttgttaaattacaggcatgtcttgcacaacaatctcccccaatttgtgagaagattgtttatcacaaattcatgcctattaacaagactaaccctaagaTACTATGGAAAAATAAATTTTACATACGAATTGACAGAAATACATCATTTATACCGTAGGTGATTTCTTAAGTTTGACAAATGGATATATCAGACAAATGTCTCATCtcctgtttcttctctaatgaggtcctttaagtTTACAAGATTTTCCAATTCCTCTATAATTGGTGTCCCCCTTAAAGCTCCTACAAGTTTGTGTTTGTCATGTAATGAGTATCCACTTAAGGGTCGTTTGGTTCGGAAGACAGTA carries:
- the LOC141690480 gene encoding uncharacterized protein LOC141690480, which gives rise to MALIDNRINDRKDCILGAARGNLAYQKFMFTVYPKFGFSLETKNLDQILSFVHDFERHNLMNAGDKVFSLTYVVAYALTNSHHSIDYKKNEYIELDDVFSEIGSVEEKQFSDISPLDNSWAIDIAKNKPILGQKPRMSFRGRTLEVGESSNTSNKELLHSMSRRVDDLCQKLDHL